TTCCTCCTAAAAATATAAAAATAAATTAGTCCTCTACTTTGGTTATTTCTTCTTTTATAATATTAACCAAATCCCCAATAATAAACTCCCGCGCCTGGTTTACTGCACTTTTTATTGCCCGTGCATTAGAACTTCCGTGTGCCTTTATAACACACCCATTTACTCCAAGCAGCAATGCCCCGCCATATTCAGTATAATCCATTCTCTTTTTTAAACGGCGAAAAGCACCTTTTGCCAAAAGTGCACCGATTTTTGATTTAAAGTTTTTATATAGTTCTTCTTTTAACATCGAAGTTATAGTCTGTGCAGCGCCTTCCATCATTTTAAGGGCTATATTCCCTGCAAAGCCATCGCATGCAACGACATCATAATCTCCGCTGTTTACGTTTCTAGCCTCGACATTACCTACAAAATTCAGCGGCATCCCCTTTAAAATAGCATATGCCTCTTTTGTAAGCATATTTCCTTTTTCTTCTTCCGCACCGTTATTTAAAAGGCCAACCCTAGGGTTTAAGACCCCTTGAGCCTTGCTCATATATATGCTGCCCATTTGCGCAAATTGTGCAAGATAAGATGGCTTACAGTCTACATTAGCTCCGCAGTCTATAAGCAATACGCCGGTTCCTTTAGTAGTGGGCATAACCGGAGCCAATGCAGGGCGTTTCACCCCTTTGATACGCCGTACTATCAGAGTAGCGCCTGCAACGGTGGCACCTGTCGACCCTGCCGTGATGAATGCCTGGCCTTTCCCCTCTTTTAACAGGTTAAAGCCAACAACAAGCGAAGAATCGTTTTTTCTCTTTATAGCCTCCACGGGAGATTCTGCCATATCAATGACTTGAGTAGCATTAACGACTTGAATCTTGCTTCTATCGTAATTATATAATGCGAGCTCTTCTTTAATAAGCTCTTCTTTTCCGGTAAGTATAACTTTGATATCGCTATATGCATTTACCGCTTGAACGGCCCCTTCAACAATTGCCTTAGGAGCATTGTCTCCGCCAAAGGCATCCAGTATTATATTCAAATTTTTCTCCAAACCACAACTATACTTTAATATAATTATAATAAAACAAACAATCGATTTCAACCATATTTAGGTTAACCGCATTTTTAAAAGAATTTACACCCCTTAAAAGAGATGTAAATTCACTTAAGTAATAATCCACTTAAATATTATTTATTTTTATTTGCCTTCTTCGACTTTCATAGCCTGCCTGCCATTGTAGTATCCGCAAAATTTGCAAACCCTATGAGACAGTTTCGGTTTGTGACACTGTGGACATTCGTTCACGCTGGGAGCAGTGAGCTTCCAGTTTGCGCTTCTTTTATTTCTACGTTGTTTAGAAGTCTTTCTTTTTGGTACCGCCATTTTATAACACCTCCATTGTCTTAACTAAATAAATCTTTTAAGGCTCCAAACGCATTTTCCTGCGTCTTCCCTTCTTTATTACAATCACATGTTTTCTTATTAAGGTTTGCCCCGCACTTAGGGCATATGCCTTTACAGTCTTCCTTGCAAAGCATTCTTTCAGGCAAATTAAATATTATGTTTTCCTCTGCAATCTCAGACAAATCGACATTATTGTTTACTATCTTAAAATCATCCGGGTTAGTTTTGGATATGCGCTCTTTAAATTCCGCATCTATATCGTAAAATGCATCTTCTAAGCACTTAACGCATTCTGATTTAACTTTTGCTTTCAAACGCGCATCAAGAGTTATGCGTTCATCTAAATATACGTACTTCCCAACGATGCTGACAAGGTCTACGACTTGATAACTGCATCCATTATAACTAATATCAGGAAGAGGAAACTCTACTTCTAGTAAAAAAGTCTCTCCCGGGTTTTTTAAACATTCCGTTACGTCAACAGTCATATTTTACCTCTAAAAAACCAGTTATACTAGATTATATTTTTATTTTACCCGCTTGTCAACTTATTATTTTGATAAAAGCTTAACCGTATCCCTTGCTATCATCAATTCTTCATTAGTCGGTATAACGAAAACTTTTACTTTGCTGCTTGACTTTGAGATCTCCATTTTGACACCGCGATGGCTATTTTTTTCAGGGTCCAGTTCGATTCCTAAAAATTCAAGCCCGTCCATTATGTTTGCGCGCATTTCGGGATCGTTTTCGCCGATACCCGCTGTAAAAGCGATGCAATCAAGCCCGCCCATTGCAGCTGAATATGCTCCGAAATACTTTTTAACTGAATATGCAAAGGCTTCCAAAGCCATCTTTGCACGTTCATTCCCTTCTTCTGCCGCGCTGGATAAATCTCTAAAATCGCTGCTTATACCTGAAAGGCCCAAAACACCGCTTTTTTTATTCATATATGTATCCATCTCTTCGATGGTCATATTTTCTCTTTCCATCATGTACTTAACGATTGCAGGATCTATGCTGCCACAGCGCGTTCCCATGATAACGCCTTCAAGGGGCGTCAATCCCATGCTGGTATCCACACATTTGCCGTCCTTAACAGCGGATAAGCTGCTGCCGTTTCCCAAATGGCAGGTTATAAGTTTTAAATGCTCAGGGTTGCCCATCAATTCTGCAGCACTCATTGAGACATAGCGGTGGGAAGTACCATGAAATCCATAGCGGCGAACTTTGTGCTTCGTATATGCTTCATACGGAAGCCCATATAGATAAGCTCTAGGAGGCATCGTCTGCCCAAAAGCCGTATCGAAAACAGCGACCTGCGGCACTCCTGGCATAGCCTCGGTGCATGCCTTTATCCCCATCAAGTTGGCCGGATTGTGAAGCGGCCCTAAGACAATATTGTCTTTAATTGCCTTTAATACAGGTTCTGTAACTATCTGCGAATCGGAAAAATCCGGCCCTCCGTGCAGTACTCTATGGCCTACCGCACTTATTTCTTTTAAATCTTTTATTACGCCGTATTTATCATCTAGCAATACTTTTAACATAAGCTCGACGGCGACTCTATGGTTACTTAGTTCTTTTTCAACTATATATTTTTCTTTCCCCTCAGCGGTATGCTTTAAAACAGAATGCGGTATGCCTATCCTCTCTACGATACCTTTTGCCAGAACATTTTCTGAATCTGCGTCTATTAACTGGTACTTCAATGATGAACTGCCCGCATTGATGACTAATACATCCATTTTATATCCCCTTTAATCCTTTTCTTATTTTTATACGCTCTGTGCCTGAACAGCTGTAATCGCCGTAACAAATACGATATCATCTGCGTTGCATCCGCGTGATAAGTCGTTAACCGGTTTTGCAAGGCCCTGACATATTGGTCCAAGAGCCGTTGCGCCTGCCAAACGCTCTGTTAACTTGTATCCTATGTTTCCTGAATCTAGGTCCGGGAATACTAAAACGTTTGCGTGCCCTGCAACTTTGCTTCCGGGAGCTTTGCTTTCTCCTATTTTCGGGATTAAAGCTGCATCTGCCTGTAATTCCCCGTCTAACATAAGTTCGGGGAACTTTTCTTTAGCTATCTTAACTCCTTCGGCCACCTTTTCTACTTTAGCGTGCTTCGCGCTTCCCTTAGTGGAGAAAGAGAGCATCGCTATTTTTGCATCCATATCAACCAATTCTTTTGCAGTCATTGCCGAAGTCTTTGCTATCGAAGCAAGCTCAGATGCGTTTGGATCAGGGTTAAGTCCGCAGTCTGCAAATACAAGTATACCGTTTAAGCCAAATTCCTTTTTGGGCACTTCCATTAAGAAGCAGGTTGATACCAATTCTATTCCGGGCCTTGTCTTTATTATCTGGAGAGCTGGGCGAATAGTATCCGATGTAGTATGCACTGCGCCGGCTACCATTCCATCGGCTTCTCCCGCCTTTACCATGAGTACACCAAAATAAAGAGGATCCTGAGCTTGCTTTTTAGCCTGTTCCTCAGTCACCCCTTTTGATTTTCTGATCTCGTAGAAAAGTTTTGCGTAAGAATCCAGTTTGTCCGATGTCTTTGGGTCAATTATTTTAACCTCACTGCTTAAATCCTTGCCTTTTTCACGTATAACTTTCTCGTCCCCAATCAGAACAACATCTGCTATACCTTCCTTAACTATCTTATTAGCAGCAGTAATAGTTCTAATTTCTTCGCCTTCTGCTAAAACAATTCTTTTTTTGTCTTTTTTAGCTTTTGCAATTAAAATATCCTTTAACGCCATCTTGCATACTCCTTTTTATATATGTATACTTATATAAAGTTTTGGTATAATTATTTCACCAATGAATTATTATATATCAATTGACCTGAAATGAAAAGAGAATTTTATGAAAATATGCGGAATTATAGCAGAATACGACCCTTTTCACTTAGGACATGCCTACCATCTGGATGCTGCCCGTAAAAGTTCCGGCGCGGATGCGGTAGCTGTTGCAATGTCTGCCAGCTTTGTTCAGCGCGGCTATCCTGCAATGTTCGATAAGTGGACACGGGCAAAATGCGCCCTTGCTTCCGGTGCTGATATCGTATTTGAATTGTCTGCTCTAGGTTCTCTTCAAAGTGCGGAGGGTTTTGCATCTGCCGGCGTTAAACTTTTAAATGAAATAGGCGCAACTTCACTGTCTTTTGGCTGCGAGACGCCGGACATCACATTTCTATCTTCAGTAGCAGACGTTTTGATAAACGAACCGGAAAATTACAGGGCATATTTAAAGGAAAGCCTGTCTGCCGGTCATAGTTTTGTCAAATCAAGGGGCGAGGCGCTTAAAAAGTACCTATCTCTTGACAGTGACAAGGTATCTGCTATCAATAAACCAAACAATATCTTGGCAATAGAATACCTAAAGGCAATAAAAAGATATGCGCCAACGCTTTCCCCGCTTCCTATTAAGCGCAAAGGTAGCGGTTACCATGAAAATAGCCTTTCAGATAAGCTGGCCAGTGCTTCTGCAATTAGAAAAGGCATTCTTGCCAATTCTGATATTTTAAGTTATGTGCCAAAAGCCTGTTACGAACTTTTAAAAGAGCAGATAGACTTAGGAAATATACGCGTCTTGAATGATTTCTCAGAAAGTATATTTAATTCACTTATAAAACTCAATAAAGAGGGCATCGCACTTTTACCAGACGTTTCCGAGGGGCTTGAAAATAAAATTTTCTCAAGCCTAAAATCCCACCCCAATGATCTTGATGAATTTATAAACGCGATAAAGAGCAGCCGGTATACTAAAACGCGAATAAACCGGATACTCATAAACGCACTTATCGGGATAACCAAAGAAGCAATACTTAAGTTTAACCAAAGCCCTCCCCAATATATAAAGGTTTTGGGCATAAAAAAAGCATCTAAACACTTACTATCATATATATCAAAAAAGGCAAGCTGCCCGATAATCTATTCCGCCTCAAACATAAAAAATGAATTTTTGGATCTAGATATATTGGCGACGAACCTTTACCTTTTAAAGTCCAAAACTTTTAACCGCGACTATACCGAACGTTTGATCGAAGTCTAACTATTGCTTTTAATCTCCTCAATCTTTTCCTTTATCGCATCTATAGAATCAAGTGTCCTTTTATATCCAATGTCGACACACTCTTCAACCTGGCTGTTTGAAAACGGGCTTATTTCCCTGACAGACGGCAATATCAAAACGTCTGCCTTATACATCTTGCTCTTGGCGATTTCATAGCTCATTATATTCATAGCCTGCTGCATAAGCTGCATCACATTTTTAGGAGATTTCTGGTCCTCACCTCTATACGAAACATCAACCCCTATTACCATATCTGCTCCCATACTCTTGACAGTCTGGACCGGCACTCTTTCGACTATGGCGCCGTCTACATAAAGCTCCCCGTTTATATCTTTTGGCAAAAATATCCCCTGCATTGAAATACTTGCCCGGACGGCATCATATATTTTCCCTTTGTCAAACACCTTAAGTTTGCCGTCTCTTAACCTGACGGCCACGCATGTAAATGGTACGCTCGTTTCCTTAAATGTCTTATTTTTTGTGAGTAACCTAATAAGTGTTTCAGCTTTTTCGCCTTTTATTATCCCCTGCTTATTATTAAAAGAAAAATCACGTATTTTATTCATACCGTAAATGGATATGAGGTTGGCGAGCATGTCAAGGTCGCTGCCTGTAACATAAAGCGCACCGATAAAAGCACCCATGGAACATCCAGATACCATATCTATCGGTATGTTATTTTCATTAAGCGCTTTTATCACGCCTATATGGGCAAATCCGCGGGCGGCACCCGCACCTAATGCTAAACCTATTTTTATCTTGTCCTTCATATCAAACACCTATCAAACATATCAATTACATATATACTTCGAGGAGAAAATTTATGCAGAGAATACCAAAGTGTATCCTTATTATATCAGTATTTTTATTTTTACTTCTAGTGGCACTCTTTCCCGAAATAAGCATAGATGCCGCGAGCAACGGACTGATGCTCTTTATAGAATCCGTGCTGCCTTCTATACTGCCCTTTTTAATAGGAACCTCCATACTCCTGCAGACCGGCTTTGTGCCAATTATAGGCGCTATCTTGTCCCCTGTCTTCGGTTTTTTGTTCGGATGCCCTGGCGAATCCGGATACGTATTTTTATCTGCCGGGCTATCCGGATATCCAATAGGCGCCAAACTCAGCGCAGAACTATTTGATAAAGGCATATTAACCCGTGACGAAGCGCAACTAACACTTTACTTTACAAGTATAACCAGCCCTCTTTTTATAAGCGGCGTAGTTGCGATATCCCTGTTTAATGCGCCTTACCTTTCGGGGTACCTCTTATTCTCACACTACATTGCAGCGATTCTAACCGGAGTTATAATGCGTATCCGCTTTGGCAAAAAGAAAATGGTTTATAGTATACGGGCTGAATTAAAAAAAGCCCTTCATAACTTCCGGCTAAAAAATAATTTCTTTTCAAAGCAGACAACTATAGGCAATATTTTAAAAAACGCCGTTACTACTTCTCTTATAACTGTTGCAACTATATGCGGTTTTATAATTTTATTTAATGTTTTAATTAACCTTTTAAACCACCTAGGATTCTTTGAAACCGTATCTAATATACTGTCTCCTCTGCTCACCAAATTTTCAATAAATCCGGCAGTTATAAAACCATTAATATCAGGCAGTATAGAAATGACTGTTGGTGTAAACATGGCAAGCAAGATCTCAAGTAAAATATTGATGGCCTACATATCCGCTTTTCTTTTAGGCTTTGGCGGCTTATCTATAATAATGCAGACATATGCCTTTATATCTCAGTATAAGCTAAGTGCTAAAAATTTTATAGCGGCTAAGTTCATGCAGGGCTGCTTGTCCTCTCTTATTCTGGCTGCAAGCTTAAAGGTTATTCCTTTAACTGTCACAACATCGAGTTTAAGCGCAAATACACCAAACGTTTACCAATATTTAGGCCTTATATTCTTCTTGCTTTGCAGCACAACTTTATTAGCAAAGCTGAAAAAATATTAATCTAAATGCACTTCTGGCTCTTTCTTCACAGTTTTTCTAACATCTAACTGTGCTGAATCGTCTTTTACTGCGTCTAAATAATCGTTTAAATAATTTTGCACATCCTGCAGTACATCTTTTGCATACTGGTTTGCGCCCAGCCTTATTTCTCTTGCATTCTTCTTGGCACTTTCAAGTATACTTCTGGCTTTTTCATATGCAAGCTGGGTTAATTCGTGTTCTTCAACCAGTTCGGTTACTTTTGAATCTGCCCCCGCTACTATGGAGCTGGCCTCTTCTTGAGCGTCACTTAATATACGGCTTTTTTCCTGCAGCGTACCATCTGCCTCTATAATGCTTTCCGGAAGAGAGTTTTTTATGTCTTGTATGATCTCCATAACTATGTCTACTTCGATTACTTTCTTTTTAGACAGAAAAGCATTTGGGCTCATATTTATTTCCTGCTCTAACTCCTCGATAAACTCAAAAACTTTCATTTCCCCGAAAACCTCTCCTCTTGAATTTTTTTTGTAATATCTGAAACGATCTGCGAAGGGACAAAATCCTTTATATCTCCTTTATTCCTGGCTATATCTTTAATAAAGCTGCTGCTTAAAAAAGAGTTTTCAGTCCTCGTCATCATGAGTATTGTTTCTATCTTAGGATACATATGCGCATTCAATGCCGCCATAGAAAATTCATGTTCAAAATCCGACACTGCACGAAGGCCGCGTATGACTATATTGACGTTTTTTTCTTCAAGATAATGAACTAAAAGCCCCTTGAAACTGTCTACCTCTACATTTGGCAGGTGTTCAGTGCTTTTTCTTATAAGGTCCATGCGTTCTTCCACACTAAACATAGGTGTTTTAGACGCATTCATCAGCACCGCAACAATTATTTTATCAAATATCTTGGAACTACGGTCAATTATATCCATATGGCCGTTTGTTATTGGGTCGAAGCTGCCGGGATAAATACAAATCTTCTCCAAAGTTAATTCTCCTTAAAATATGTAACGTATATATTCCCATATTTTTTCTGTTTTACCTTAAAAAGCCCATTAAAACCATCTAAAACATCAAAAAAGTCACTTTCTACCACAATTATACCATTTTCCGCTAACAAATGGTATTTTAAAATTATTTCTGCTATTTCCTTATATAATAAAGACTTATACGGCGGATCTAGAAATATTATATCAAACGGCCCATTGACCGTCTTTAATAAACTTATAGCATCGCCTTTTTTTATTATCGCCAAAGGAAAAAGCTTTGTCTTAATTAAATTCTTTTTTATTATATCTATACATTCGCTGCATTCATCTATGAAAGTACAGCTTTTAGCCCCTTTGATAAAGCCTCTATCCCAAGAGCCCCTGAACCTGAAAACAAATCCAGTACTCTAGCGGAGGATATTTCAAACTGTATTACGCTAAACATGCCTTCTTTGACTCTGTCCGTAGTAGGCCGCGCTACTTTTTCCGGTGCTAAAAGCCTTATGCTCCTGGCTGTGCCAGAAATAACCCGCATAGTAATTTCTCCTTAATAAAAGATGTTTTTTTCGGTTATTATTTTGTCCATCTTTATGTCGTTAATATCTTTTATTATCTCTGAAACTTGCTGGCAGGAAAACGCAACACCTAACTTATACGCATGCGTCCCTGCTAAAAACCTGTCGTAATAGCCTCTTCCATAACCTATCCTGTTAAGATTTCCGTCGAATGCGACCATCGGTACTATAACAAAATCTATATCGCTCTTTTTAACTTTTTCAGCATCATGCGGATACAATATTCCAAACCTGTCTGCCAAAAGGCTGCTGTTTTCATCATACAGAGCCACATCCATTTGCCCGTCTCCATCCAGGACGACCGGTAGGCATATGCGTTTGTCCATATCTTTACACACGTTAAATATTTGGGTTATGTCTACTTCGCTATTCGTTGGATAATATGCCATTATGGTCTTAGCTTTTTTAAATTCGTCTAATCCCTTGATTTTTCTGCATATAACACTGGAATTATACTTTCTTTCTTGCTCCGTCATGCCGTTTCGCACGCAAAGCGCCCCTTGCCTAGCTTCTATTTTCATGTCAAGTAAACCCTAAGCATCATCTGCAAAAACGAAAGGACTATTTCATAGCTTATTGTATCGCAAAGCTCAGCAATTTCGTCTGCCGTTATTTCTTCTTCTCCCTGCTTCCCTAGGCAGACCACTTCATCTCCGACAACTACGCCTTCTATATCCGTTACATCTACCATCATCTGGTCCATGCAGACCCTTCCGACTATCGGAGCGCGTTTCCCGTGTATCAGTACGCTTCCCTTACCGGATAGAAGCCTTTTAAAGCCGTCTCCGTAACCTATGCTTATAGTAGCGATTTTCATAGGGGCGCTGGCTTTAAACGTTTGCCCGTAACTTATCGTGTCCCCTTTGTCTATATCTTTTACAAATACGACTTTAGATAAGACCTTCATAGCAGGAGAAAGCTTTACCACTTTATTTTCCATTTCCGGAGACGGGTAAATACCGTACATCGATATCCCAAGCCTTATCATATCTAGCTGCGCTTCATTAAACTTTATGCACGCAGCGGAGTTTGATATATGAAGAAGCGGTGTAAACCCTCTATCCTTTACATACTTTGCAAACTCCAAAAACTTATCTAGTTGTTTCCTTGTCGTCTCATCGTGCGCAGCTGTATCGGCAGACGGGAAATGTGAAAATATCCCTGCAAGTTCTATATTCTTATGTTTTTCTACCGAACTAAGGATACTTTTTAGTTCCCCAATTGTCCTTATACCTATCCTGCCCATACCCGTATCTATTTTTATATGTATACGGCAAACCTTGCCCTTTTTCTTTGCGATTTCAGCTATCTTTTCTATAGCTACACTTGAAAAAACGCACAGGTCAAGGCCTAAATCAATGCACATATCTATCTCATCGTCTTCTATTGCACCTAGTATAAGTATACGGTTTTTTATCCCCGCATCACGGATGACCTTGCCCTCTTCAGGCGTTGCAACTGCAAGCCACTTAGCCCCCGCTTCAATTGCTGCCGTAGCACACGGAATACAGCCGTGGCCATATGCATCTGCCTTTACCACAGCCATAATACGCGTATTCTCGGATAGATGGTTCTTAATTTCCCTTATATTATTTTTAATAGCGTCTAAATCGACTTCAACGTAAGCTCGTGCCAATATAATTACCCTGCTTCTTAAATATTGTAGACGTCCTTATCTGAAAGTATATTGATATTATTATCGGTTAAAACTTTTACCGCCTTATCATTATCGTCTACCCTTTTGAATAAAATGAGCGCTTTATCAGTTCCTCTTCTTACAAACGAGTAAAGATACTCAACACTTATATCAGCATCGTTTAAAAGCTCTAATACGGCGTTTAAGCCGCCTGGTTTATCGTCTAGTTCAACTGCAAGCACGTATGTAGTATTGGCTGTAAATCCTGCATTTTTAAGTACTGTAAGTGCACGTTTGGGGTCGTTAACTATGCAGCGCAAAATACCAAAATTAGTGGTATCTGCTATTGATATTGCGATAATGTCTATATCTTCTTTTGCCAATACTCCTGTTATTTTGCTTAACCTGCCCTTTGTGTTTTCGATAAACACTGAAATCTGCTGTGTCAACATATTGTTTCCCTCCTCGCTATAACTAGAATTTTCTGTTGTCTATAACCCTTTTTGCCTTGCCTTCGCTTCTCTGAATCGTTTTCGGTTCAACCAGAGTTACAGCTGCGCTTATATTAAGCACAGAATGCAGCTCGTCTGCTATATGTTTTCTAAGCGTCTCCATTCTACGTACTTCGTCGAAGAAGATATCGCTTGAAACCTCTACCTGAACTTCTAAAGTATCGCTTCCATTAACACGGTCTACCACTATCTGGTAATGCGGCGATGCTTCCGCAATATTTACAAGTACGCTTTCTATCTGCGATGGAAACACGTTTACCCCACGGATTATAAGCATGTCGTCAGACCGCCCAAGTACTTTGGACATACGTACAAAAGTCCTTCCGCAGTCGCACTTATCTGCGTTAAGTGCGGTTATATCCCTGGTCCTATATCGTAATAAAGGTATTCCCTGCTTATTTATAGTCGTCATTACCAGTTCGCCCTTTTCACCATAGGGCAAAACTTCTAAAGTCTCCGGGTCTATTATCTCCGGTATAAAGTAATCTTCGTTTATATGCATGCCCTTTTTGCAGTAGCATTCGCAGGAAACCCCAGGCCCTGTGACCTCGCTTAAGCCATATATGTCAATAGCTAAAATATTAAGCCTGTCTTCTATCTGTTTGCGCATCTCCTCTGTCCACGGTTCTGCGCCGAATATGCCGCTTCTTAGTTTAAGTTCGCTTTTATCTATGCCCATCTCTTCCATGGTCTCTGCCAAAAACAGCGCATAAGACGGTGTGCATGCAATAAGCGTCGTCCCAAAATCCTTCATAAGCATTATCTGGCGTTTGGTATTGCCGCCGCTTATAGGGATTACAGAAGCACCTATCTTTTCAGCCCCGTAATGCGCTCCTAAACCTCCGGTAAAAAGCCCGTATCCAAAAGCGACCTGCACGACAGAATTCTTTGTCCCTCCGGCAGATGTAAGTGCCCTTGCCATCATCTCAGACCAAGAACCTAAATCACTTTGCGTATATCCGACAACGGTAGGTTTCCCCGTCGTTCCCGAAGAAGCATGGATCCTTACTATCTCGCTTAAATCAACTGCGAACATCCCATATGGATATCCGTCCCTTAAATCCTGTTTTGTCGTAAACGGAAGCAGTTTTAAATCTTCCAAAGACCTTATGTCTTCCGGCTTAACGCCTGCTTCCTGCATTTTCTTTCTGTATATAGGAACATTCTGGTAAACTCTTTTAACAGTGTCTTCGAGCAAACTAAACTGCAATTTGTTTAGTTTTTCCCTTTCCATACACTCATACGTCTCATTCCAATACATATTACTTTGTATCCCCCTTAAAAGCATATCCTATATTAAAAGCATCGATATTCATATCTATTAGTTTTGGCTTTACAACCTGCTTTAGAGCATCTATAAAACAATCTTTTTCAATGTCCATATATGCAGCCGCCGCCCCTAAAAGAACGGTATTTACAGCCCTTATATTTCCGGCCTCTTTTGCTAACTTATCCGCCGGAACGAATGTAACGCAACCACACGCCTGCTCTAATCTCGTTTCGATATCGCCCGGGTACTTTTCTTTTCCGGTTATTACCGGCATAGGGGAAATCTCCTGTGTGTTTACGAACATCTTTCCCTTTGGTGCCAAATACTCTATATACCTTAACGCTTCAAGCTTTTCAAACGCTATTATTATATCTGCCCCACCTAAATCTATAAGAGGCGAGAACACTTTATCACTGCTTATACGTACGTGCGTGACAACGCTCCCTCCGCGCTGTGCCATTCCATGGACTTCTGAAAGCTTAACGTCCATCTCTTTTATTTCCGCAACTTTACCAAGGATACGGCTTGCAGTAAGAGTTCCCTGGCCTCCAACCCCAACTATCAGTATATTCAACTGCATTACTCAATACCGCCTTTCCTATAGCATTAAAAGGACATACCTTTTTTACACAGCCCGCAACCGTTACATAAGGTTTCGTCTATAACCACTCCGTTGTCTGTATTTATTATCGCAGGGCAGCCAAGCTTTAAACAAAGCCCGCATTGTCTGCAATCAGTTACCTTTAAAGCCTTTCCCCTTGACTTTCCTTTTTCAAGCAATTCACAGGGGCGTTTGGCTATTATAACTGATATTTCCTTTTTAGCTGTTTCTTCTTTTATCGCTTTTGTCAAATCCTCTATTTCAAATGGGTCAACGACCCGTACGTTGTTTACGCCTATAGCATTAATAAGCTTAACTAAGTCTAGCTTCGGAGCGGCCTCACCTTTGGCATTTTTGCCTGTCCCCGGGTGATCCTGATGCCCTGTCATTCCAGTTGTCGAATTGTCTAGTATTATAACTGTCGACGCTTTGGCATTATACACCATGTCGATAAGTCCGGTAATGCCGGAATGTATGAACGTACTGTCACCTATAACGGCAACTGTATTTTTAGCAAATTCTTCACCGCGTGCTTTTTCTATGCCTGTAGCCATACCAATAGATGCACCCATGCAGACGCAACTGTCTATACCAAAAAGCGGCGGTAATGCGCCTAGCGTATAACACCCTATATCTCCGCAGGCTACCATGTTTAGCTTGTTAAGCACATAGTAAACCGCCCTATGAGGGCATCCGGGGCACAAAACCGGCGGACGCTGCGGCAGCTCCTGTAATTCTTTATGAGAAATATCTTCGTTTAATATCGCCTTTTTTATCTTGTTTACGCTATATTCGCCCTGAACCGTAAACAA
The sequence above is drawn from the Eubacteriales bacterium genome and encodes:
- the plsX gene encoding phosphate acyltransferase PlsX, with the protein product MNIILDAFGGDNAPKAIVEGAVQAVNAYSDIKVILTGKEELIKEELALYNYDRSKIQVVNATQVIDMAESPVEAIKRKNDSSLVVGFNLLKEGKGQAFITAGSTGATVAGATLIVRRIKGVKRPALAPVMPTTKGTGVLLIDCGANVDCKPSYLAQFAQMGSIYMSKAQGVLNPRVGLLNNGAEEEKGNMLTKEAYAILKGMPLNFVGNVEARNVNSGDYDVVACDGFAGNIALKMMEGAAQTITSMLKEELYKNFKSKIGALLAKGAFRRLKKRMDYTEYGGALLLGVNGCVIKAHGSSNARAIKSAVNQAREFIIGDLVNIIKEEITKVED
- the rpmF gene encoding 50S ribosomal protein L32; this encodes MAVPKRKTSKQRRNKRSANWKLTAPSVNECPQCHKPKLSHRVCKFCGYYNGRQAMKVEEGK
- a CDS encoding DUF177 domain-containing protein; translation: MTVDVTECLKNPGETFLLEVEFPLPDISYNGCSYQVVDLVSIVGKYVYLDERITLDARLKAKVKSECVKCLEDAFYDIDAEFKERISKTNPDDFKIVNNNVDLSEIAEENIIFNLPERMLCKEDCKGICPKCGANLNKKTCDCNKEGKTQENAFGALKDLFS
- a CDS encoding acetate kinase; translation: MDVLVINAGSSSLKYQLIDADSENVLAKGIVERIGIPHSVLKHTAEGKEKYIVEKELSNHRVAVELMLKVLLDDKYGVIKDLKEISAVGHRVLHGGPDFSDSQIVTEPVLKAIKDNIVLGPLHNPANLMGIKACTEAMPGVPQVAVFDTAFGQTMPPRAYLYGLPYEAYTKHKVRRYGFHGTSHRYVSMSAAELMGNPEHLKLITCHLGNGSSLSAVKDGKCVDTSMGLTPLEGVIMGTRCGSIDPAIVKYMMERENMTIEEMDTYMNKKSGVLGLSGISSDFRDLSSAAEEGNERAKMALEAFAYSVKKYFGAYSAAMGGLDCIAFTAGIGENDPEMRANIMDGLEFLGIELDPEKNSHRGVKMEISKSSSKVKVFVIPTNEELMIARDTVKLLSK
- the pta gene encoding phosphate acetyltransferase, with amino-acid sequence MALKDILIAKAKKDKKRIVLAEGEEIRTITAANKIVKEGIADVVLIGDEKVIREKGKDLSSEVKIIDPKTSDKLDSYAKLFYEIRKSKGVTEEQAKKQAQDPLYFGVLMVKAGEADGMVAGAVHTTSDTIRPALQIIKTRPGIELVSTCFLMEVPKKEFGLNGILVFADCGLNPDPNASELASIAKTSAMTAKELVDMDAKIAMLSFSTKGSAKHAKVEKVAEGVKIAKEKFPELMLDGELQADAALIPKIGESKAPGSKVAGHANVLVFPDLDSGNIGYKLTERLAGATALGPICQGLAKPVNDLSRGCNADDIVFVTAITAVQAQSV
- a CDS encoding nucleotidyltransferase, producing the protein MKICGIIAEYDPFHLGHAYHLDAARKSSGADAVAVAMSASFVQRGYPAMFDKWTRAKCALASGADIVFELSALGSLQSAEGFASAGVKLLNEIGATSLSFGCETPDITFLSSVADVLINEPENYRAYLKESLSAGHSFVKSRGEALKKYLSLDSDKVSAINKPNNILAIEYLKAIKRYAPTLSPLPIKRKGSGYHENSLSDKLASASAIRKGILANSDILSYVPKACYELLKEQIDLGNIRVLNDFSESIFNSLIKLNKEGIALLPDVSEGLENKIFSSLKSHPNDLDEFINAIKSSRYTKTRINRILINALIGITKEAILKFNQSPPQYIKVLGIKKASKHLLSYISKKASCPIIYSASNIKNEFLDLDILATNLYLLKSKTFNRDYTERLIEV
- a CDS encoding patatin-like phospholipase family protein, with the protein product MKDKIKIGLALGAGAARGFAHIGVIKALNENNIPIDMVSGCSMGAFIGALYVTGSDLDMLANLISIYGMNKIRDFSFNNKQGIIKGEKAETLIRLLTKNKTFKETSVPFTCVAVRLRDGKLKVFDKGKIYDAVRASISMQGIFLPKDINGELYVDGAIVERVPVQTVKSMGADMVIGVDVSYRGEDQKSPKNVMQLMQQAMNIMSYEIAKSKMYKADVLILPSVREISPFSNSQVEECVDIGYKRTLDSIDAIKEKIEEIKSNS